Proteins found in one Planctomicrobium piriforme genomic segment:
- the uvrB gene encoding excinuclease ABC subunit UvrB, whose translation MPGFELVSEFAPAGDQPKAIESLVRGLNEKKRSQVLLGATGTGKTFTIANVIQQVQRPTLVLAHNKTLAAQLYGEFKEFFPNNAVTYFVSYYDYYQPEAYIPQRDIYIEKDASINEEIDRLRLLATSALVSRPDVIVVASVSCIYGLGSPKDYLAMMVPLRVGQIVDRDDLLMKLVDIQYDRNDFDFQRSKFRVRGDVIEVWPAYEEFAYRIELWGDEVEKLSIIDPLTGSGSKHLQDIYIYPAKHFVLPQSRIDEAMGEIQEELNQQLALFQKEGKLLEAQRLAARTRHDMELLKEAGFCPGIENYSRALAKRKPGEPPATLYDFFPDDFLLVVDESHQTVPQVRAMYNGDQARKRTLVDHGFRLPMALDNRPLKFDEWDKRRDQAIYVSATPADWELEQAEGEIVEQIIRPTGLVDPVVHIRPARGQVPHLIEQIRARAERGERTLVTALTKRLSEDLVGYLKEEGVRCEWLHSELDAIERVEVLRELREGKFDAVVGVNLLREGLDLPEVSLVCILDADKEGFLRSETSLIQTIGRSARNVNAEVYLYADSVTLSMQKAIDETNRRREIQIKYNTEHGITPETIKKAIRRGIEDEISARKIEREATGIGSETQYVTQEYLAALEKEMLSAAENLEFERAASLRDRINDLHRQMSNGAEQIPVGDENKPGFAMSARGERGRGRGRKGKGRGDGGKSRGRVPRPKRG comes from the coding sequence ATGCCTGGCTTTGAACTGGTTTCCGAATTCGCCCCGGCCGGGGATCAACCGAAGGCGATTGAATCGCTTGTTCGCGGGCTGAACGAGAAAAAGCGCTCGCAGGTGCTGCTGGGAGCGACCGGAACCGGCAAGACGTTCACTATCGCCAACGTCATTCAACAGGTGCAGCGGCCGACTCTCGTTCTCGCCCACAACAAGACGCTCGCGGCACAGTTGTACGGCGAATTCAAGGAGTTCTTCCCGAACAACGCGGTCACCTACTTCGTCAGCTACTACGACTACTACCAGCCGGAAGCGTACATCCCGCAGCGTGACATCTACATCGAAAAAGATGCCAGCATCAACGAGGAAATCGACCGACTACGGCTGCTGGCGACCAGTGCGCTCGTCTCGCGACCGGATGTGATCGTCGTCGCCAGCGTGTCGTGCATTTACGGCCTCGGTTCGCCGAAAGATTACTTAGCGATGATGGTCCCCCTGCGAGTCGGGCAGATCGTCGATCGCGACGACCTGTTGATGAAACTGGTCGACATTCAGTACGACCGCAACGATTTCGATTTTCAACGCAGCAAATTCCGCGTGCGGGGCGACGTTATCGAAGTCTGGCCGGCGTACGAAGAGTTCGCCTACCGCATCGAACTCTGGGGCGACGAAGTCGAGAAGCTGTCGATCATCGATCCGCTCACTGGGTCCGGCAGCAAACATCTGCAAGACATCTACATCTATCCCGCCAAGCACTTCGTGCTGCCGCAAAGCCGCATCGATGAAGCGATGGGAGAGATTCAGGAAGAACTGAACCAGCAACTCGCGCTGTTTCAGAAGGAAGGCAAACTGCTCGAGGCCCAGCGACTGGCGGCACGCACGCGGCACGATATGGAACTCCTCAAGGAAGCCGGCTTCTGCCCCGGCATCGAGAACTATTCCCGGGCACTGGCGAAGCGGAAGCCGGGCGAGCCGCCTGCGACGCTGTATGACTTCTTTCCGGACGATTTTCTGCTCGTCGTCGATGAATCGCACCAGACGGTGCCGCAGGTGCGGGCCATGTACAACGGAGACCAGGCCCGTAAACGGACACTGGTCGATCACGGGTTTCGTCTGCCGATGGCGCTCGACAACAGGCCGCTCAAATTCGACGAATGGGACAAACGCCGCGATCAGGCGATTTACGTCTCCGCGACTCCCGCCGACTGGGAACTCGAACAGGCCGAAGGAGAGATTGTCGAGCAGATCATTCGTCCGACCGGACTGGTCGACCCGGTGGTTCACATCCGTCCGGCTCGTGGTCAGGTGCCGCACTTGATCGAGCAGATTCGCGCCCGGGCCGAGCGTGGGGAACGAACGCTCGTCACGGCACTGACAAAGCGGCTGTCGGAAGATCTGGTCGGCTATCTGAAAGAAGAAGGGGTCCGCTGCGAGTGGCTGCACAGCGAACTCGATGCCATCGAACGGGTAGAAGTCCTCCGCGAACTCCGCGAAGGGAAGTTCGACGCAGTCGTCGGCGTGAACCTGTTGCGGGAAGGTCTCGACCTGCCCGAGGTGTCGCTGGTCTGTATTCTCGATGCCGACAAGGAAGGCTTCCTGCGCAGCGAAACGAGCCTGATTCAGACGATCGGCCGTTCCGCCAGAAACGTGAATGCCGAGGTGTACCTTTACGCGGATTCGGTCACGCTCAGCATGCAGAAGGCGATCGACGAAACAAATCGCCGCCGGGAGATTCAAATCAAGTACAACACCGAGCACGGGATCACGCCCGAGACGATCAAGAAAGCAATTCGCCGCGGCATCGAAGACGAAATCTCGGCCAGAAAGATCGAACGGGAAGCGACCGGCATCGGCAGCGAAACCCAATATGTGACGCAGGAGTATCTCGCCGCACTGGAGAAAGAAATGCTGTCGGCCGCCGAGAACCTGGAATTCGAACGGGCCGCGAGCCTACGCGACCGCATCAACGATCTTCATCGCCAAATGTCGAACGGCGCTGAGCAGATCCCGGTGGGAGACGAAAACAAACCCGGCTTCGCGATGTCTGCTCGAGGTGAACGGGGACGCGGACGAGGAAGAAAAGGGAAAGGTCGCGGCGACGGCGGGAAATCGCGAGGCCGCGTTCCACGACCGAAGCGAGGCTGA
- a CDS encoding FMN-binding protein: MAASPAGRPVRIASRPRKLAGVLLHAARIGLLAVILLLMHWQHVRALTAQRAAGLETVPISNVQALFPTATALGEIESHGGRTVLAGEKPIGSVLQTFPEAQPFLGFSGPTNCLIGFDEQGLVVGLAILSSRDTRDHVELIRKDARFLSALNRRNAGDVAQADVDAVTGATLTSLAILQGIQARLGKQPESLKFPDAYTVEDARRLFPTATAVARDAQAPELWQVTGEKGVPLGSLLSNSPAADQIVGYQGPTRAFLGMNLEGKVVSLIVGASYENEPYVGYVRDDAWFAEIFNGRTLEELGKTRFEDSGVEGVSGATMTSQAVAEGLLLAAQKITELRSKQQQERQQSQAVRWKSAVTIGIVLAGLLIGLTPLRGRTWLRRGYQLVLIAVLGFWNADLLSMAMFVGWAQSGIPWTNALGLVCLTAAAVVLPIFTKQNVYCDHLCPHGAAQQLLPRKWKLQRRPQWLVKSLSTIRPVLLAIVVVSPLLQWNVSMVDLEPFDAYAWRAAGVATIAIAVIGLIASLFLPMGYCHYGCPTGAVLGYLRRHARSDRLTRSDAIAASLLILAIICFLR; encoded by the coding sequence ATGGCCGCTTCTCCCGCCGGGCGACCGGTTCGCATCGCATCTCGACCGCGCAAGCTGGCGGGCGTGTTGCTGCATGCGGCTCGCATCGGTCTCCTGGCTGTCATTCTGCTGCTGATGCACTGGCAGCATGTGCGGGCGCTCACAGCACAAAGGGCGGCAGGCCTCGAAACGGTTCCAATCAGCAACGTGCAGGCGTTGTTTCCGACCGCCACGGCGCTCGGAGAAATCGAGTCGCATGGCGGGCGCACGGTTCTCGCCGGTGAAAAACCGATCGGTTCGGTGCTACAGACATTCCCGGAAGCCCAGCCGTTTCTGGGCTTCTCCGGGCCGACGAACTGTCTCATTGGCTTTGATGAACAGGGCCTCGTCGTGGGGCTGGCGATTCTGTCGAGCCGCGATACGCGAGATCATGTCGAACTGATTCGCAAAGACGCCCGATTCCTCTCCGCGCTCAATCGCCGAAATGCTGGTGATGTTGCTCAAGCGGATGTCGATGCCGTGACGGGGGCGACTCTGACGAGTCTCGCCATTTTGCAAGGAATTCAGGCTCGGCTGGGCAAGCAGCCGGAGTCACTGAAGTTCCCGGACGCGTATACGGTGGAAGATGCCCGACGGTTGTTCCCCACCGCGACCGCGGTCGCCCGCGATGCCCAGGCGCCGGAACTGTGGCAAGTCACCGGGGAAAAGGGGGTTCCCCTCGGCTCGTTGCTCTCCAACTCCCCAGCGGCCGACCAGATTGTCGGCTATCAGGGGCCGACTCGGGCGTTTCTCGGCATGAATCTCGAAGGCAAAGTCGTCAGCCTGATCGTCGGCGCCAGCTATGAAAACGAACCGTATGTCGGGTATGTGCGCGACGATGCCTGGTTTGCGGAGATCTTCAACGGGCGGACTCTCGAAGAGCTCGGCAAGACCCGATTTGAAGACTCGGGCGTCGAAGGTGTCTCCGGCGCCACGATGACCAGTCAGGCGGTCGCGGAAGGACTGCTGCTGGCTGCTCAAAAAATTACGGAACTGCGGTCGAAGCAACAGCAGGAACGTCAGCAGTCGCAGGCGGTGCGCTGGAAGTCCGCGGTGACGATCGGGATTGTTCTCGCAGGTCTCTTGATCGGACTGACGCCGCTCAGAGGACGCACCTGGTTGCGTCGCGGTTATCAGCTTGTGCTGATCGCGGTCCTCGGATTCTGGAATGCCGATTTGCTCTCGATGGCGATGTTTGTCGGCTGGGCCCAGAGCGGCATTCCCTGGACGAACGCGCTAGGGCTGGTTTGTCTGACCGCCGCCGCGGTGGTGTTGCCGATCTTCACGAAGCAGAACGTTTACTGCGATCACTTGTGTCCGCACGGCGCGGCTCAGCAGCTATTACCGAGAAAGTGGAAGCTGCAGCGGCGTCCGCAATGGCTGGTGAAATCCCTCTCGACGATCCGCCCGGTGTTACTCGCGATTGTGGTTGTCTCGCCCCTGCTCCAATGGAACGTCAGTATGGTCGACCTCGAACCGTTCGACGCGTATGCGTGGCGGGCGGCCGGCGTCGCGACCATCGCGATCGCCGTCATCGGACTGATTGCGTCTCTCTTTCTGCCGATGGGTTATTGCCATTACGGCTGCCCGACCGGCGCGGTGCTGGGCTACCTGCGCCGCCACGCCCGCAGCGACCGCCTGACCCGATCCGACGCGATCGCCGCGAGCCTGCTGATACTGGCGATCATCTGCTTCCTGCGTTGA
- a CDS encoding type II toxin-antitoxin system HicB family antitoxin produces the protein MSESARYIKIVEWSEEDQCFVGQCPGLIGPCCHGDDETLVYAELCQIVEEWIETLKQEGRPLPPPTAGQNVVQKMS, from the coding sequence ATGAGTGAGAGTGCCCGGTACATCAAGATCGTGGAATGGTCTGAAGAAGATCAGTGTTTCGTCGGGCAGTGTCCGGGTTTGATCGGCCCCTGCTGCCACGGAGATGACGAGACTTTAGTCTATGCCGAGCTGTGTCAGATTGTGGAAGAATGGATTGAGACGCTGAAGCAGGAGGGGCGACCGCTGCCGCCTCCCACTGCCGGCCAGAATGTTGTGCAGAAAATGTCCTGA
- a CDS encoding REP-associated tyrosine transposase — translation MSHRKKRRAINEPGHAHFLTFSCWKRWPLLNRDRSRQWVIDALNQARLEQQMAIWAYVIMPEHLHLLIAPQPREYEMRVLLAAVKSPVSRKAKAFLVETGNTEWLTRLTTHHGDRTVFRFWQPGGGYDENLWNARPIREVIDYIHANPVRRGLVERPTDWKWSSARAHAGLSPVVLEVDQAMIE, via the coding sequence GTGTCACATCGGAAGAAGCGACGCGCCATCAACGAACCGGGTCACGCTCACTTCCTCACGTTTTCCTGCTGGAAACGCTGGCCGCTTCTGAATCGCGACCGCAGCCGACAGTGGGTCATCGACGCCCTCAATCAGGCACGACTTGAGCAGCAGATGGCGATCTGGGCGTATGTCATCATGCCCGAACACCTGCATTTGCTGATTGCCCCGCAACCGCGTGAATACGAGATGCGTGTGCTTCTGGCGGCGGTCAAATCGCCAGTGTCTCGAAAGGCGAAAGCTTTTCTGGTCGAGACGGGAAATACAGAATGGCTGACCAGACTCACGACTCATCACGGTGATCGCACCGTCTTCCGTTTCTGGCAGCCAGGCGGCGGCTACGATGAAAACCTGTGGAATGCCCGTCCGATTCGGGAAGTGATTGATTACATTCACGCTAACCCCGTGCGTCGAGGATTGGTCGAGCGTCCGACGGACTGGAAGTGGTCGAGCGCGAGGGCGCATGCCGGTCTTTCACCGGTCGTTTTGGAGGTGGATCAAGCTATGATTGAGTGA
- a CDS encoding outer membrane protein assembly factor BamB family protein: protein MGCRQLGIIVVLIGLTGCERAPAKVEPVQSSEKLGPQPVVPITTSETDWPVWRGSDQKGTAADQPIPVKWSETENLIWQAEVPGRGHSSPIRCGPAVYLATADEGQQTQSVVAYDFATGKQLWETVLHRGHFTGIHPKNSHASATVCCDGTNVYAAFINGDKLWATALDPSGKQLWQTEVGPFNSEHGYGASPTLYGSVLILSGDSIGTGYLAAVNRGTGDVVWRTPRQVESTNGSYASPIVTELAGRTQVLLAGFNHVTGYDPETGKQLWQVSGPSRVLGNTLAASDPYVIASGGYPEQNILGIKIDNPDQVSDANIVWKKSKNVAYVPSPVVVDDRVLILADDGPLACYEIASGDLKWQRRLPGSFTASLTRVGKLFLVPNEQGEMIVFEVDPEFKILSKNKLSDAGGMATPAVCEGRILIRSDHRLFCIGEK from the coding sequence GTGGGCTGCAGACAACTGGGAATCATTGTCGTCTTGATTGGCCTGACGGGGTGCGAACGAGCCCCGGCCAAGGTCGAGCCGGTGCAGTCGTCCGAAAAGCTCGGCCCGCAACCGGTGGTGCCGATCACTACGTCCGAGACCGACTGGCCTGTGTGGCGGGGCAGCGATCAAAAGGGAACTGCCGCCGATCAGCCGATCCCCGTGAAATGGTCGGAAACCGAAAACCTGATCTGGCAGGCGGAAGTCCCCGGTCGAGGGCACTCGTCTCCCATCCGCTGCGGCCCTGCCGTGTACCTGGCGACTGCCGACGAGGGACAGCAGACCCAGTCCGTTGTCGCCTACGATTTCGCCACAGGCAAGCAATTGTGGGAAACCGTGTTGCATCGGGGGCACTTCACCGGCATTCATCCCAAAAACTCGCATGCCTCGGCCACCGTCTGCTGCGACGGCACCAATGTCTACGCCGCGTTCATCAATGGGGACAAACTCTGGGCCACCGCGCTCGATCCGTCTGGCAAACAGTTGTGGCAGACCGAAGTCGGTCCTTTCAATTCGGAACACGGTTACGGGGCTTCGCCGACGCTGTATGGCTCGGTGCTGATCCTCAGCGGCGACAGCATCGGGACTGGCTACCTGGCCGCCGTCAATCGTGGCACAGGCGACGTCGTCTGGCGAACACCGCGTCAGGTCGAATCGACCAACGGCAGCTACGCCAGCCCGATTGTCACAGAACTGGCCGGACGGACGCAGGTGCTGCTCGCCGGATTCAATCACGTCACCGGTTATGACCCTGAAACCGGCAAGCAGCTGTGGCAGGTGAGCGGCCCTTCGCGCGTACTGGGGAATACCCTGGCCGCGAGCGATCCCTACGTCATCGCCAGCGGGGGCTATCCGGAACAGAATATTCTGGGGATCAAGATCGATAACCCCGATCAGGTGAGCGATGCGAACATCGTCTGGAAGAAATCCAAGAATGTTGCGTATGTCCCTTCGCCGGTGGTCGTGGACGACCGCGTGCTGATCCTGGCCGATGACGGCCCGCTCGCCTGTTATGAAATCGCGTCCGGCGATTTGAAATGGCAGCGTCGGCTCCCCGGCAGTTTTACCGCATCGCTCACCCGCGTCGGCAAGCTGTTTCTGGTGCCCAACGAACAAGGGGAAATGATCGTCTTTGAAGTCGATCCTGAGTTTAAGATCCTCAGCAAAAACAAACTCTCGGACGCCGGCGGCATGGCGACCCCGGCCGTCTGCGAAGGACGAATTCTCATTCGGAGCGACCACCGGTTGTTCTGCATCGGCGAGAAATAG
- a CDS encoding glutamine--tRNA ligase/YqeY domain fusion protein: MDAETAGSSAEKLDFMREIVAADIASGKHGGRVQTRFPPEPNGYLHIGHAKSICLNFGIAKEFGGKCNLRFDDTNPTKEDVEYVDSIQNDVRWLGFEWDGLYYASDYFEKLYNWACDLIRANLAYVDSQTLEEIRQQRGTAGAPGTNSPFRDRSVEENLDLFARMRSGEFPDGAHVLRAKIDMASPHLIYRDPLLYRIRHAHHHRTGDAWCIYPMYDYAHGQCDSIEEITHSICTLEFETHRPLYNWFIEKLNIYPSHQYEFARLNLTYTVMSKRKLLELVQDGLVSGWDDPRMPTLSGLRRRGYTPEAIRAFCKTIGITRYSGLTDMVVLENALRDRLNAVAERRMAVLEPLKVVITNYPEGQVEYLDAVNNPEDESAGTRSIPFSRELYIEREDFMEVAAKKYFRLAPGQEVRLRWAYFLKCDDFVKDAEGNIVELRCTYDPTTKGGNAPDGRKVKGTIHWVSAPHALNAEVRLYDHLLKIADPSEMPEDADWKSALNEASLQVLKGCKLEPSLADCKPELPVQFERKGYFVVDSADSTSQSLVFNRSVTLKDAWQKVQNQGK; this comes from the coding sequence ATGGATGCTGAGACCGCCGGATCGTCGGCCGAAAAACTGGATTTCATGCGCGAGATCGTGGCCGCGGATATCGCGTCCGGGAAACATGGCGGTCGGGTGCAGACCCGATTTCCTCCCGAACCCAACGGTTATCTGCACATCGGTCACGCCAAATCGATCTGCCTGAATTTCGGCATCGCCAAAGAATTCGGCGGCAAGTGCAACCTGCGGTTCGACGACACCAACCCCACCAAGGAAGACGTCGAGTACGTCGATTCGATTCAGAACGACGTGCGCTGGCTGGGCTTTGAATGGGACGGGCTGTACTACGCCTCCGACTATTTCGAAAAGCTCTACAACTGGGCCTGCGACTTGATTCGCGCGAATCTGGCTTATGTCGACAGCCAGACGCTGGAAGAAATTCGCCAGCAGCGAGGAACCGCCGGCGCCCCCGGAACGAATAGCCCGTTTCGCGACCGCAGTGTGGAAGAGAATCTCGATCTGTTTGCCCGCATGCGCTCAGGTGAGTTTCCCGATGGCGCGCATGTGCTGCGGGCGAAGATCGACATGGCCTCGCCGCATCTGATTTATCGCGACCCGTTGCTGTACCGCATCCGGCATGCCCATCACCACCGCACCGGCGACGCGTGGTGCATCTACCCGATGTACGACTACGCCCACGGGCAGTGCGATTCGATTGAAGAGATCACGCATTCGATCTGCACCCTTGAGTTCGAAACTCATCGTCCGCTCTACAACTGGTTCATCGAGAAGCTGAACATCTATCCGTCGCACCAGTACGAGTTCGCCCGGCTGAATCTCACCTACACGGTGATGAGCAAGCGGAAGCTGCTCGAACTGGTACAGGACGGCCTCGTCTCCGGCTGGGACGATCCGCGGATGCCGACACTGTCAGGGCTGCGCCGCCGGGGCTATACGCCGGAAGCGATTCGAGCATTCTGCAAGACGATCGGCATCACCCGTTACAGCGGCCTGACCGATATGGTGGTCCTTGAGAATGCACTCCGCGACAGGTTGAACGCGGTGGCCGAACGCCGCATGGCGGTGCTTGAACCGTTGAAGGTCGTGATTACCAACTATCCCGAGGGTCAGGTCGAATACCTCGACGCAGTGAACAATCCGGAAGACGAGTCGGCGGGGACGCGGTCGATTCCCTTCTCTCGCGAGCTGTACATCGAGCGCGAAGACTTCATGGAAGTCGCTGCCAAGAAGTATTTTCGTCTGGCGCCGGGGCAGGAAGTGCGGCTCCGCTGGGCCTATTTCCTCAAATGCGATGACTTCGTGAAAGATGCGGAGGGCAACATCGTTGAACTCCGCTGCACCTATGATCCGACGACCAAAGGGGGAAACGCTCCCGACGGCCGCAAGGTCAAAGGGACGATTCACTGGGTCAGCGCGCCGCATGCGCTCAATGCCGAAGTCCGGCTGTATGACCATCTGCTCAAGATTGCCGATCCGTCCGAGATGCCAGAGGACGCCGATTGGAAATCGGCACTCAATGAAGCTTCACTTCAGGTGCTGAAAGGCTGCAAGCTCGAGCCGTCACTGGCGGACTGCAAGCCGGAGTTGCCGGTGCAGTTTGAGCGCAAAGGGTACTTTGTCGTCGACTCGGCCGATTCGACCTCGCAGTCGCTGGTGTTCAATCGCTCGGTGACATTGAAGGATGCCTGGCAGAAAGTGCAGAATCAGGGGAAGTAA
- a CDS encoding DUF1549 and DUF1553 domain-containing protein, whose protein sequence is MLILPWQAAGLVVAIFCVAVSVFAADELSPEQKLSRRIDELIAAEWATHDVTPAPLADDAEFLRRASLDLCGKIPAASTVRDFLSDPAPDKRERLVEKLLASPGYVIHATHLWRAAMIPEAQNEMAARAALPGFEAWLRSRIAENRNYAEIVDEVLTLPLDQGDVSPFAQPDRPTPAAFYVAKEGKPEALAAASARLFLGVRIDCAECHDHPFDVWKRDQFWQLAAFFAEVPAAPDGTDSLPKKEGVPGTIRIPETERTVSATFLDGQPAGSNSEEDIRSQLARWILSPNNPYFAKAAVNRLWANFFGLGLVEPMDDFSRSNPPSHPELLEELALAFQKSNYDFRFLARAIAGTQAYQLSSRQTHPSQRDARLFAKGAVRGLSPEQIFDSLAQAVGYQQPFDPEQPLNFNNDAVRQEFLATFENTAEGSLDRSSTILQALTLMNGRFVQNATGVEESRTLSAVIDAPFLNDGEKIDALYLSTLSRLPTVIEKEHLLKAVQARSSSPDAFADLFWVLLNSAEFLLNH, encoded by the coding sequence ATGTTGATTCTGCCGTGGCAAGCGGCGGGGCTGGTCGTTGCTATTTTCTGCGTGGCGGTCAGCGTTTTCGCTGCAGACGAACTCTCGCCGGAGCAAAAGCTGTCGCGGCGGATTGACGAACTGATTGCCGCTGAATGGGCGACGCACGATGTCACGCCTGCGCCGCTGGCCGATGACGCTGAGTTCCTGCGCAGAGCATCTTTGGATCTGTGCGGCAAAATTCCTGCGGCATCCACTGTACGCGACTTTTTGAGCGACCCCGCGCCCGACAAGCGCGAGAGGTTGGTCGAAAAACTGCTCGCCAGCCCAGGCTATGTCATTCATGCCACGCACCTGTGGCGGGCAGCCATGATTCCGGAAGCCCAGAATGAGATGGCCGCGCGGGCAGCCTTGCCCGGCTTTGAAGCCTGGCTGCGTTCGCGGATTGCAGAGAATCGCAACTACGCCGAGATCGTCGACGAAGTGCTGACGTTGCCGCTCGATCAGGGAGACGTCAGTCCGTTCGCCCAGCCGGATCGACCGACTCCTGCGGCGTTTTATGTCGCCAAGGAAGGCAAGCCCGAGGCGCTGGCCGCTGCCAGTGCACGGCTGTTTCTCGGCGTGCGAATCGACTGTGCAGAGTGCCACGATCATCCCTTCGACGTCTGGAAGCGGGATCAGTTCTGGCAGCTCGCAGCGTTCTTTGCGGAAGTCCCTGCTGCTCCCGATGGCACGGATAGCTTGCCGAAGAAAGAAGGCGTGCCTGGAACAATTCGTATCCCGGAGACAGAGCGCACCGTCTCGGCAACGTTTCTCGATGGCCAACCGGCAGGTTCGAATTCGGAAGAGGACATTCGCAGCCAGCTTGCCAGATGGATCCTCTCGCCGAACAATCCCTATTTCGCCAAGGCGGCAGTCAATCGGCTGTGGGCAAATTTCTTCGGACTCGGGCTGGTGGAACCGATGGACGATTTCAGTCGTTCGAATCCACCGAGCCATCCCGAATTGCTGGAGGAGTTGGCCCTCGCATTTCAAAAGAGCAATTACGATTTCCGGTTCCTCGCCCGTGCCATCGCCGGGACACAGGCGTATCAGCTTTCCAGCCGACAGACGCATCCGTCACAGCGCGATGCCAGGCTCTTCGCGAAAGGGGCCGTTCGCGGGCTTTCGCCGGAACAGATCTTCGATAGTCTCGCGCAGGCGGTCGGCTATCAGCAGCCGTTTGACCCCGAACAGCCCTTGAACTTCAATAACGACGCGGTGCGACAAGAGTTCCTCGCGACATTTGAAAACACGGCAGAGGGATCGCTGGATCGGAGTTCGACGATTCTGCAGGCGCTCACGTTGATGAACGGACGCTTTGTCCAGAATGCAACGGGAGTTGAAGAGAGCCGAACCCTGTCGGCTGTGATTGATGCTCCATTTCTCAATGACGGGGAGAAGATCGACGCGTTGTATTTGTCGACCCTCAGTCGGCTCCCCACTGTCATTGAGAAAGAGCATTTATTAAAAGCGGTTCAGGCACGCAGCAGCTCACCCGACGCGTTCGCCGACCTGTTCTGGGTGCTGCTTAACAGTGCCGAATTTCTGCTCAATCATTGA
- a CDS encoding DUF1559 domain-containing protein: MRRRGFTLIELLVVIAIIAMLIALLLPAVQQAREAARRSQCRNNLKQLGLALHNYHDMARVFPPAYIGEVGTSGTAFGVTYPDDNANGPSGFAWGTLLLPQLDQAPLYNSLNFSQPCWAPQHAASARTKLSAFLCPTAAGGDGGFIVEKWTSGSSSAPHNPVPFSPQIFFSHSHYVTNAGIHQPWGRDPAYSQDFSRPEPIPVTGKSVTQDGPFYRNSKIRVSDVTDGLSNTVFLGEHSSALSDKTWYGTVPYAATCPKTGWPSDCNSAGCLVGVHSGPDTHDHPQVIIHAPNNPFGHTDEMYSEHIGGAHILLGDGSVRFASQFTDPFVWVAVSTRNGGETVGEY; encoded by the coding sequence ATGCGTCGTCGCGGCTTCACTTTGATCGAACTGCTGGTCGTCATCGCGATCATCGCCATGCTCATTGCGCTCCTCCTGCCTGCAGTGCAACAGGCTCGCGAAGCGGCCCGTCGGAGTCAGTGCCGCAACAATCTCAAACAGTTGGGCCTGGCTCTGCACAACTATCACGACATGGCACGAGTGTTCCCGCCGGCCTACATTGGAGAAGTCGGCACCTCGGGCACCGCTTTTGGCGTCACCTATCCCGACGACAATGCGAACGGCCCGTCCGGTTTTGCCTGGGGGACATTGCTGCTGCCGCAGCTCGATCAGGCTCCGCTCTACAATTCGCTGAACTTCTCACAGCCCTGCTGGGCGCCGCAACACGCTGCATCGGCCAGAACCAAATTGAGTGCATTTCTCTGCCCGACAGCGGCCGGCGGTGACGGCGGTTTCATCGTGGAGAAATGGACATCAGGTTCCTCTTCCGCTCCGCATAATCCTGTCCCATTTTCGCCGCAGATCTTCTTCTCCCACTCGCACTACGTCACCAACGCGGGCATTCACCAGCCGTGGGGACGCGATCCCGCTTACTCGCAGGACTTCTCCCGACCAGAGCCCATTCCGGTGACGGGAAAAAGCGTCACGCAGGATGGTCCGTTCTACCGCAATTCGAAAATCCGCGTGTCCGACGTGACCGACGGGCTCTCAAACACCGTCTTCCTTGGCGAACACTCTTCCGCTCTCAGCGACAAAACCTGGTACGGCACCGTTCCCTACGCCGCCACCTGCCCCAAAACTGGCTGGCCGTCCGACTGCAACAGCGCAGGCTGCCTGGTGGGCGTTCATAGCGGGCCGGACACGCACGATCATCCCCAAGTGATCATTCATGCCCCGAATAATCCGTTCGGCCATACCGACGAGATGTACTCGGAGCATATTGGCGGAGCGCACATCCTGCTCGGCGACGGGTCCGTTCGATTCGCCTCCCAGTTCACCGATCCATTTGTCTGGGTGGCGGTCTCCACCCGTAACGGCGGCGAAACCGTGGGAGAGTATTGA
- a CDS encoding DMP19 family protein, translating into MPITEDTLSSSTWLSGEIRNYAVDLDNEFGISNLKNIPSGLHMALAIENFDRGIENAGFASYLDGRSSPDGKLSGKVSEAKKVFEAIGATEVVEIIDEAIARWDACAGLSKDERWEYLSNRMRDLDTRYYSEVGRIAGRLESYARLHARDFICNIDIP; encoded by the coding sequence ATGCCAATAACTGAAGACACGCTAAGCAGCAGCACATGGCTTTCTGGTGAGATTAGAAACTACGCGGTGGACCTGGATAACGAGTTTGGGATTTCAAATCTTAAAAACATTCCCTCCGGGTTGCATATGGCGCTCGCCATTGAGAATTTTGATCGAGGGATTGAAAATGCTGGATTTGCATCTTATTTAGATGGAAGGTCATCACCCGACGGTAAATTGTCAGGTAAGGTTTCGGAAGCAAAAAAAGTGTTCGAGGCTATAGGTGCAACAGAAGTCGTTGAGATCATAGATGAGGCAATAGCAAGATGGGATGCGTGTGCGGGGCTGTCGAAAGATGAGAGGTGGGAGTACTTGTCAAACCGCATGCGCGATCTTGACACTAGGTACTACTCTGAGGTGGGAAGAATAGCAGGACGACTTGAGAGTTATGCAAGGTTACATGCCCGTGACTTTATTTGCAATATTGACATACCGTAG